Proteins encoded within one genomic window of Cryptococcus tetragattii IND107 chromosome 12, whole genome shotgun sequence:
- a CDS encoding ADP,ATP carrier protein: MSEVARKPKDAKAFLTDFLMGGVSAAVSKTAAAPIERIKLLVQNQDEMIKQGRLATPYKGVGDCFARTYKDEGLASLWRGNTANVIRYFPTQALNFAFKDYFKSMFGFKKSEGYWKWFAGNIASGGAAGASSLLFVYSLDYARTRLANDNKSAKKGGSRQFNGLVDVYKKTLASDGIAGLYRGFVPSVVGIIVYRGLYFGLYDSIKPVILVGPLEGNFLASFLLGWTVTTSAGLASYPLDTIRRRMMMTSGGTVHYKSMFDAGSQIIAKEGIKSLFKGAGANILRGVAGAGVLSLYDKAQELMFGKVYSGGSG, from the exons ATGTCTGAAGTTGCCCGAAAGCCCAAGGACGCCAAGGCGTTCCTCACTGACTTCCTCATGGGTGGTGTTTCCGCCGCTGTCTCTAagactgctgctgccccCATTGAGCGTATCAAGCTCTTGGTCCAGAACCAGGACGAGAT GATCAAGCAGGGTCGTCTTGCTACCCCTTACAAGGGTGTCGGCGACTGTTTCGCTAGGACCTACAAGGATGAGGGTCTTGCCTCCCTCTGGCGAGGTAACACCGCCAACGTCATCCGATACTTCCCTACCCAGGCTCTTAACTTCGCCTTCAAGGACTACTTCAAGTCCATGTTCGGCTTCAAGAAGTCTGAGGGTTACTGGAAGTGGTTCGCCGGTAACATCGCTTCC GGTGGTGCCGCTggtgcttcttctcttctcttcgtctACTCTCTCGACTACGCCCGTACCCGTCTCGCCAACGACAACAAGTCTGCCAAGAAGGGTGGCTCTCGTCAGTTCAACGGTTTGGTCGATGTCTACAAGAAGACCCTCGCATCTGACGGTATCGCCGGTCTTTACCGAGGCTTCGTCCCCTCTGTCGTTGGTATCATCGTCTACCGAGGTCTCTACTTCGGTCTTT ACGACTCCATTAAGCCTGTTATTCTTGTCGGCCCTCTCGAGGGTAACTTCctcgcttccttcttgctcgGTTGGACTGTCACCACCTCCGCTGGTCTCGCTTCTTACCCTCTTGACACCATCCGTCGacgaatgatgatgacttccGGTGGTACCGTCCACTACAAGTCCATGTTCGACGCCGGTTCTCAGATCATTGCCAAGGAGGGTATCAAGTCTCTCTTCAAGGGTGCCGGTGCCAACATTCTCCGTGGTGTTGCCGGTGCTGGTGTCTTGTCTCTCTACGACAAGGCCCAGGAGCTCATGTTCGGCAAGGTCTACTCT GGTGGCTCTGGATAA
- a CDS encoding ADP,ATP carrier protein, with product MSKVKESTVKKPTDTDVSGFLTNFLMGGVSAAISKTAAAPIERVKLLIQNQDEMIKQGRLSTPYKGVINTFARTYRDEGLVSLWRGNTANVIRYFPTQALNFAFKDYFKTLFGFKRSEGYWKWFAGNIASGAAAGASSLLFVYSLDYARTRLANDNKSAGKGGTRQFKGLLDVYKKTLASDGIVGLYRGFVPSVAGIIVYRGLYFGLYDSAKPVVLVGPLEGNFIASFLLGWTVTTAAGFVSYPLDTIRRRMMMTSGGTVHYKSMFDAASQIIAKEGSRSLFKGAGANILRGVASAGVLSLYDKAQELMFGKVYSSGSG from the exons ATGtccaaagtcaaagaaTCCACTGTCAAAAAACCAACCGATACAGATGTCTCGGGCTTCCTAACGAACTTCTTGATGGGCGGTGTGTCTGCAGCCATTTCCAAAACGGCAGCTGCCCCGATTGAGCGTGTTAAACTCTTGATTCAGAACCAAGATGAGAT GATTAAGCAAGGTCGTCTTTCGACACCATACAAAGGTGTCATCAACACTTTTGCTCGTACCTATAGGGATGAAGGCCTCGTTTCTCTCTGGCGAGGAAACACAGCCAATGTCATCCGATATTTCCCTACCCAAGCACTTAACTTTGCGTTTAAGGATTACTTCAAGACTTTGTTCGGTTTCAAAAGGTCTGAAGGATACTGGAAATGGTTTGCTGGTAACATCGCCTCC GGTGCCGCTGCTggtgcttcttccctccttttcgTGTACTCACTTGACTATGCGCGAACTCGTCTCGCCAATGACAACAAATCCGCAGGAAAGGGTGGTACCCGTCAATTCAAGGGGTTGCTTGATGTCTACAAGAAGACTTTGGCTTCTGACGGTATCGTCGGGCTGTACCGCGGTTTCGTCCCTTCTGTGGCTGGTATTATTGTCTATCGAGGTCTTTACTTTGGTCTTT ATGACTCTGCCAAGCCTGTCGTTCTCGTGGGTCCTCTTGAAGGCAACTTCAtcgcttctttcctccttggctGGACTGTCACCACCGCCGCTGGCTTCGTTTCTTACCCTCTTGATACTATTCGTCGTCgtatgatgatgacttccGGTGGTACCGTCCATTACAAGTCCATGTTCGACGCAGCATCCCAGATCATCGCCAAGGAGGGCTCGAGATCATTGTTCAAGGGTGCCGGTGCCAACATCTTGCGAGGTGTGGCAAGCGCGGGTGTATTGTCTTTGTATGACAAGGCGCAGGAGCTTATGTTTGGCAAGGTTTATTCT AGCGGTTCTGGGTAG
- a CDS encoding glucosamine-6-phosphate deaminase, whose product MRLTVRDTKEQVGNYIGNYIANRINSFVPTSEHKNFVLGLPTGSSPLPVYKRLVELYNEKKVSFKDVVTFNMDEYVGIPRDHPESYHTFMFKNFFSLIDISPNNTHILNGEAEDLYQECEEYEASIKAVGGIDLFLGGIGADGHIAFNEPGSSLTSRTRIKTLAYETILDNCRFFNNDLSLVPRMALTVGVQTVMDAKEVVLVVTGQNKSLALSQMIEGGVNHMVTASALQTHPWALVVCDEDATLELRVKTVKYFKSIEKVQDEVEAKYGPVASVRLGLRGPTAA is encoded by the exons ATGAGATTGACTGTTCGAGACACCAAAGAGCAAGTTGGCAACTAC ATTGGCAACTACATTGCCAACCGTATAAACTCCTTTGTACCCACTTCAGAGCACAAGAACTTCGTTCTTGGGCTTCCTACAGGCTCATCTCCTTTACCTGTGTATAAACGATTGGTAGAGCTTTACAATGAGAAGAAAGTGAGCTTTAAGGATGTTGTCACCT TCAACATGGACGAATACGTTGGGATTCCCCGTGACCACCCCGAGTCATACCACACGTTCATGTTTAAaaatttcttctcccttatCGACATCAG CCCTAATAACACACATATTTTGAACGGTGAAGCTGAAGATCTCTACCAAGAATGTGAAGAATACGAAGCTTCCATCAAGGCTGTTGGCGGTATCGATCTCTTTTTGGGAGGCATCGGTGCTGATGGACATATCGCTTTCAACGAG CCTGGATCATCTCTTACTTCCAGAACACGAATCAAGACTCTTGCCTACGAGACCATCCTTGACAACTGCCGTTTTTTCAACAATGACCTCTCCCTGGTGCCCCGTATGGCTCTGACTGTCGGGGTTCAGACAGTCATGGATGCTAAAGAGGTTGTACTTGTGGTTACTGGTCAGAACAAGAGCTTGGCATTGAGTCAAATGATCGAAGGTGGGGTGAACCACATGGTCACTGCTAGTGCTTTGCAGACACACCCCTGGGCTTTGGTCGTTTGCGA CGAGGACGCCACGCTTGAGCTTCGAGTCAAGACTGTCAAGTACTTCAAGTCTATCGAAAAGGTgcaagatgaagttgaGGCCAAATACGGTCCAGTTGCTTCCGTTCGACTGGGCTTGAGAGGCCCTACAGCAGCGTAG